The following proteins are co-located in the Eleginops maclovinus isolate JMC-PN-2008 ecotype Puerto Natales chromosome 23, JC_Emac_rtc_rv5, whole genome shotgun sequence genome:
- the nexmifb gene encoding neurite extension and migration factor isoform X2 yields MDVLTDSSLTLIVKTSEPENANVVESTGVCEQSGDLSLSGIVDAALTPSSPPPAAETSQQGGPTHQRTTPASPTLSLPLSSEPSLGLTVAPCPPSDDAPTVVPHLQHTPAPTPLPAPAVSSWGPTGDGQKASLLLPVALPLSATMMEPGTVSALTEECLLQPTRTCLGCFIETRDATDPNSIQNPPHDPSTNPDTETGLSVRIGDVSREDFSDINNISIQCLSHAGEAVSHYGEQLLSDQLLSFPLPKAPGEGKRADGNKTTEDCEDPEDDATAKNLYEGLLLDKVSGEEVLLANAGQDWGYFESFISESKMELLDLCSKNELSVNLFSEEDVDNLFDDEDDDSTLSSDVCSLKIRYESFQDNMREKTNVLQEETQFNFFPSVLANCAKKEEGAGGLRRSTEELQPKSDELILDTGPEGKAADCSGRSPLDGSQGSPMSTPKVNYLMDFNSTEESGEFSDDSSCTGSSSDTLQEGRFKKGHSKRLLSPSNPLNYGLRSKRKVRYSDDYLYDVDSLESEKNAEKKEKAPVGQKEEEDVDWCPKKRRKSCRKEPPVVIKYIIINRFKGERLMSVKLGKLDPVDTVSLNTDTVSKYETLAPLKDFWQERQRERQEQLKLAARDKQQRGFHLNGRRHRPFNSSHPKRKYKIANRLKVQRIHAVEQSATVQCFPLSDRGQGGVTKEEATPTVGGIIAAPGLPVTLDTNSITHTVTAKSRSQEREEREGRRLGGNKTVRIRKFKSEARLRSKKMKEAEGEEGRSVTNESDVCVAAAQTENPAAGLEEAGISSTTVKPHFADNTTTAHTSEDKFSFVSSTCSPDKAPPSEAVEEGVPVIPGGYLQTLLDATDSSNGAAISFFPQQPSRQQYPLGLSLEEKQFSSLQLAQSCVLSPPSESELQQSPQNCPSFPQMWHSQLCASHNQSFGPETPETPILPNTFPAAVPLNDSLPVSNYSQLSPEADRLLYEKNYLTEAGLQPGADLQVCQTACVEGQVQYQRGSLCTDNGRLISYDSVGSLSASSSNYSSLSLKSCEREGEEEGRDSFLAHCSPKVVIQQSVDALTPLRESSDLLDISNFTPDKFRHSSLSELSPPETPNLSPQVVGREMKMAGNVGDYQDVNDMTMDCNREVKWNCDVMQQQEHTANAYTVEDRQFPLHNFNSQDVLHLEKKELGVSEFDEKTGEILAGAKSIKSKRKGNCKQTAAGQSPKKVRAPRAPKSEKVKTPKQNSRSTKKIKAMLEGKAAKNQAGSCGPGLTDSSSTGDWSGPGWSESNSLVGDDQREFEEPSNILSNIVSGMAEVQRFMMASIEPLWNPMSEACMPSEANSLNLKTLKILAGTEADLKKKGAALTGAGRGRKAGGKGGKNQAKFNPSHPLFPQLALGCNMFDKPNFINPGPAHKKLYRHKTSAKFPRIETLKGKRAERDPNKDIALMTSFEKLR; encoded by the coding sequence GAGTATGTGAGCAGAGTGGCGATCTGAGTCTGAGCGGCATCGTTGATGCTGCCCTCactccatcctcacctcctcctgccGCAGAGACGTCACAGCAGGGCGGCCCCACGCACCAAAGGACCACGCCTGCATCACCAACCCTCTCCCTGCCCCTCAGCTCTGAGCCCTCTTTGGGCCTAACAGTGGCCCCCTGCCCTCCCTCGGATGATGCTCCAACTGTAGTCCCCCACCTTCAGCACACTCCCGCTCCCACACCACTTCCCGCCCCAGCTGTAAGCTCCTGGGGCCCAACAGGAGACGGCCAGAAGGCTTCCCTTCTGCTGCCTGTCGCCCTCCCTCTGTCAGCTACAATGATGGAGCCTGGCACCGTGTCTGCACTGACAGAGGAGTGTCTTCTTCAGCCCACCCGCACCTGCCTCGGCTGCTTCATCGAGACTCGTGATGCTACTGACCCTAATTCCATACAAAACCCGCCCCACGACCCTAGCACCAACCCTGACACAGAGACTGGGCTCAGTGTGAGGATAGGCGATGTGAGCCGAGAGGACTTCTctgacatcaacaacatcagcaTCCAGTGCCTGAGCCATGCGGGGGAGGCAGTGAGTCACTATGGAGAACAGCTCCTCTCTGACCAGCTACTTAGCTTTCCTCTGCCGAAAGCCCCAGGTGAGGGCAAGAGAGCTGACGGAAACAAAACAACGGAAGATTGTGAAGACCCGGAGGATGACGCCACAGCTAAGAACTTGTATGAGGGACTGTTACTGGACAAAGTGAGTGGAGAGGAGGTTCTGCTGGCTAACGCCGGCCAGGACTGGGGCTACTTTGAATCCTTTATCAGTGAGAGTAAGATGGAACTGCTGGACCTTTGTTCAAAGAATGAACTGTCAGTCAACCTCTTCTCCGAGGAAGACGTAGACAATCTATTTGACGATGAAGACGATGATTCAACTCTAAGCAGTGATGTCTGTTCGCTGAAGATTCGCTACGAGTCTTTCCAGGACAACATGAGggagaaaacaaatgtgctcCAGGAGGAGACACAGTTCAACTTCTTCCCCAGTGTCCTGGCCAACTGTGCCAAGAAAGAGGAAGGAGCGGGGGGATTGAGGAGGAGCACTGAGGAGCTTCAGCCCAAATCTGATGAGCTCATACTGGATACAGGGCCGGAGGGAAAAGCTGCAGACTGCAGTGGCAGGAGCCCCCTTGATGGTTCCCAAGGCTCACCCATGTCCACTCCCAAAGTGAACTACCTAATGGACTTTAATTCCACGGAGGAGTCAGGCGAGTTCAGTGATGACAGCTCCTGCACCGGCTCCTCCTCAGACACCCTGCAGGAGGGCAGGTTTAAGAAGGGACACTCAAAGAGATTGCTAAGCCCCTCAAACCCTCTCAACTACGGTTTGCGCTCCAAGAGAAAGGTTCGATACAGTGACGATTACTTATATGACGTAGACTCGCTTGAGAGTGAAAAGaatgcagagaaaaaagagaaagctcCAGTTGGtcaaaaagaggaggaggatgtggacTGGTGCCCCAAAAAACGTCGGAAATCCTGTCGTAAAGAGCCGCCAGTGGTCATCAAGTACATCATCATCAACAGGTTTAAAGGAGAGAGACTCATGTCGGTGAAACTGGGCAAGTTGGACCCTGTGGATACTGTGAgcttaaacacagacacagtgagCAAATATGAGACACTGGCTCCTCTGAAGGATTTCTGGCAGgagaggcaaagagagagacaggaacagCTTAAGCTGGCTGCCAGAGATAAACAACAACGCGGTTTTCATCTAAACGGACGCCGTCATCGCCCTTTTAATTCTAGTCATCCCAAAAGGAAATACAAGATTGCAAACAGGCTTAAGGTTCAGAGGATTCACGCTGTGGAGCAATCAGCAACAGTACAGTGCTTTCCTCTCTCTGATCGGGGCCAGGGAGGTGTCACTAAAGAAGAGGCCACCCCCACTGTGGGGGGAATAATAGCAGCCCCAGGCCTCCCAGTCACATTAGACACAaactccatcacacacacagtcacagccAAGAGCCGCtcccaggagagagaggagagggaggggaggagattgggaggaaataaaacagtgaGGATAAGGAAATTCAAAAGCGAAGCCAGGCTGAGGagcaagaaaatgaaagaggcagaaggagaggaagggaggagcgTGACAAATGAATCGGATGTCTGTGTCGCTGCAGCACAGACTGAGAACCCCGCTGCTGGGTTAGAGGAGGCAGGCATCAGTTCAACTACAGTCAAACCCCATTTCGCTGACAACACCACCACCGCTCACACATCTGAGGATAAATTCTCCTTTGTTTCATCCACTTGCTCTCCTGACAAAGCTCCCCCCTCAGAGGCAGTGGAAGAGGGGGTCCCTGTTATCCCTGGGGGCTACCTGCAGACCCTGTTAGATGCCACAGACTCCTCCAATGGGGCAGCTATCTCCTTTTTCCCCCAGCAGCCCTCTAGGCAGCAGTATCCTCTGGGGCTATCCCTTGAGGAGAAACAGTTTTCTTCTCTGCAGCTGGCTCAGAGCTGCGTCCTCTCCCCCCCCTCGGAGTCAGAGCTCCAGCAGTCTCCCCAGAACTGCCCCAGCTTCCCACAGATGTGGCACTCGCAGCTCTGCGCAAGTCACAACCAGAGCTTTGGGCCAGAGACCCCTGAGACTCCCATCTTACCCAACACCTTCCCAGCTGCTGTGCCCCTGAACGACAGCCTGCCAGTGTCTAACTACAGCCAGCTGAGCCCCGAGGCTGACAGGCTACTTTATGAGAAGAACTACCTGACGGAGGCCGGGCTGCAGCCTGGGGCAGATCTGCAAGTGTGTCAGACTGCCTGTGTGGAGGGCCAGGTGCAATACCAGAGAGGGTCCTTGTGCACAGACAACGGCAGGCTCATCAGTTATGACTCAGTGGGCTCTCTGTCAGCTTCCTCCAGCAATTACAGCTCCCTCAGCCTCAAGTCCTGCGAGcgagagggtgaggaggagggcCGCGACAGTTTCTTAGCTCATTGCAGCCCTAAAGTGGTGATTCAGCAGAGTGTGGACGCCCTCACCCCTCTCAGGGAGTCCTCAGACCTGCTGGACATCTCCAACTTCACCCCAGACAAGTTTAGACACTCATCACTGTCAGAGCTCTCCCCTCCCGAGACCCCCAACCTGTCCCCCCAGGTGGTGGGGCGTGAGATGAAGATGGCAGGGAATGTTGGAGATTACCAGGATGTTAATGATATGACCATGGACTGCAACAGAGAGGTAAAGTGGAACTGTGATGTCATGCAGCAACAAGAGCACACAGCGAATGCATACACAGTGGAAGACAGACAGTTTCCGCTGCACAACTTCAACAGTCAGGATGTGCTGCACTTAGAGAAAAAGGAGCTGGGAGTTTCTGAATTTGATGAAAAGACTGGTGAAATTTTGGCTGGTGCAAAAAGCATTAAGTCAAAGAGGAAAGGCAATTGCAAACAGACAGCTGCTGGACAGAGCCCAAAGAAAGTCCGGGCTCCCAGAGCTCCTAAGTCAGAAAAGGTTAAAACCCCCAAACAGAACTCACGTTCTACCAAAAAGATAAAGGCCATGTTGGAGGGCAAGGCAGCAAAGAACCAGGCGGGTAGTTGTGGCCCGGGCCTGACTGATAGTAGCAGCACTGGAGACTGGTCTGGCCCCGGCTGGTCAGAGAGCAACAGCCTGGTTGGGGACGACCAGAGAGAATTCGAGGAGCCCTCAAACATTCTGTCCAACATTGTCTCTGGCATGGCTGAGGTCCAAAGGTTCATGATGGCCTCCATTGAGCCACTGTGGAATCCCATGTCGGAGGCCTGCATGCCCTCTGAGGCCAATAGCCTCAACCTAAAGACCTTAAAAATCTTGGCAGGCACAGAGGCCGACctgaagaaaaaaggagctGCGCTAACGGGGGCCGGGAGAGGCAGGAAGGCAgggggaaagggagggaaaaacCAGGCCAAATTCAACCCCTCTCATCCCTTATTCCCTCAACTAGCGCTGGGCTGTAACATGTTTGATAAACCCAACTTTATTAACCCTGGGCCCGCACACAAAAAGCTGTACCGCCACAAGACCAGTGCAAAGTTCCCGCGGATTGAGACACTGAAGGGGAAGCGAGCTGAGAGAGACCCAAATAAGGACATAGCACTGATGACCTCTTTTGAGAAACTGAGGTAA
- the nexmifb gene encoding neurite extension and migration factor isoform X1, with protein MDVLTDSSLTLIVKTSEPENANVVESTGVCEQSGDLSLSGIVDAALTPSSPPPAAETSQQGGPTHQRTTPASPTLSLPLSSEPSLGLTVAPCPPSDDAPTVVPHLQHTPAPTPLPAPAVSSWGPTGDGQKASLLLPVALPLSATMMEPGTVSALTEECLLQPTRTCLGCFIETRDATDPNSIQNPPHDPSTNPDTETGLSVRIGDVSREDFSDINNISIQCLSHAGEAVSHYGEQLLSDQLLSFPLPKAPGEGKRADGNKTTEDCEDPEDDATAKNLYEGLLLDKVSGEEVLLANAGQDWGYFESFISESKMELLDLCSKNELSVNLFSEEDVDNLFDDEDDDSTLSSDVCSLKIRYESFQDNMREKTNVLQEETQFNFFPSVLANCAKKEEGAGGLRRSTEELQPKSDELILDTGPEGKAADCSGRSPLDGSQGSPMSTPKVNYLMDFNSTEESGEFSDDSSCTGSSSDTLQEGRFKKGHSKRLLSPSNPLNYGLRSKRKVRYSDDYLYDVDSLESEKNAEKKEKAPVGQKEEEDVDWCPKKRRKSCRKEPPVVIKYIIINRFKGERLMSVKLGKLDPVDTVSLNTDTVSKYETLAPLKDFWQERQRERQEQLKLAARDKQQRGFHLNGRRHRPFNSSHPKRKYKIANRLKVQRIHAVEQSATVQCFPLSDRGQGGVTKEEATPTVGGIIAAPGLPVTLDTNSITHTVTAKSRSQEREEREGRRLGGNKTVRIRKFKSEARLRSKKMKEAEGEEGRSVTNESDVCVAAAQTENPAAGLEEAGISSTTVKPHFADNTTTAHTSEDKFSFVSSTCSPDKAPPSEAVEEGVPVIPGGYLQTLLDATDSSNGAAISFFPQQPSRQQYPLGLSLEEKQFSSLQLAQSCVLSPPSESELQQSPQNCPSFPQMWHSQLCASHNQSFGPETPETPILPNTFPAAVPLNDSLPVSNYSQLSPEADRLLYEKNYLTEAGLQPGADLQVCQTACVEGQVQYQRGSLCTDNGRLISYDSVGSLSASSSNYSSLSLKSCEREGEEEGRDSFLAHCSPKVVIQQSVDALTPLRESSDLLDISNFTPDKFRHSSLSELSPPETPNLSPQVVGREMKMAGNVGDYQDVNDMTMDCNREVKWNCDVMQQQEHTANAYTVEDRQFPLHNFNSQDVLHLEKKELGVSEFDEKTGEILAGAKSIKSKRKGNCKQTAAGQSPKKVRAPRAPKSEKVKTPKQNSRSTKKIKAMLEGKAAKNQAGSCGPGLTDSSSTGDWSGPGWSESNSLVGDDQREFEEPSNILSNIVSGMAEVQRFMMASIEPLWNPMSEACMPSEANSLNLKTLKILAGTEADLKKKGAALTGAGRGRKAGGKGGKNQAKFNPSHPLFPQLALGCNMFDKPNFINPGPAHKKLYRHKTSAKFPRIETLKGKRAERDPNKDIALMTSFEKLRIWMSCCCCPSYTAWLISRRKPTINEPILSPRHLE; from the exons GAGTATGTGAGCAGAGTGGCGATCTGAGTCTGAGCGGCATCGTTGATGCTGCCCTCactccatcctcacctcctcctgccGCAGAGACGTCACAGCAGGGCGGCCCCACGCACCAAAGGACCACGCCTGCATCACCAACCCTCTCCCTGCCCCTCAGCTCTGAGCCCTCTTTGGGCCTAACAGTGGCCCCCTGCCCTCCCTCGGATGATGCTCCAACTGTAGTCCCCCACCTTCAGCACACTCCCGCTCCCACACCACTTCCCGCCCCAGCTGTAAGCTCCTGGGGCCCAACAGGAGACGGCCAGAAGGCTTCCCTTCTGCTGCCTGTCGCCCTCCCTCTGTCAGCTACAATGATGGAGCCTGGCACCGTGTCTGCACTGACAGAGGAGTGTCTTCTTCAGCCCACCCGCACCTGCCTCGGCTGCTTCATCGAGACTCGTGATGCTACTGACCCTAATTCCATACAAAACCCGCCCCACGACCCTAGCACCAACCCTGACACAGAGACTGGGCTCAGTGTGAGGATAGGCGATGTGAGCCGAGAGGACTTCTctgacatcaacaacatcagcaTCCAGTGCCTGAGCCATGCGGGGGAGGCAGTGAGTCACTATGGAGAACAGCTCCTCTCTGACCAGCTACTTAGCTTTCCTCTGCCGAAAGCCCCAGGTGAGGGCAAGAGAGCTGACGGAAACAAAACAACGGAAGATTGTGAAGACCCGGAGGATGACGCCACAGCTAAGAACTTGTATGAGGGACTGTTACTGGACAAAGTGAGTGGAGAGGAGGTTCTGCTGGCTAACGCCGGCCAGGACTGGGGCTACTTTGAATCCTTTATCAGTGAGAGTAAGATGGAACTGCTGGACCTTTGTTCAAAGAATGAACTGTCAGTCAACCTCTTCTCCGAGGAAGACGTAGACAATCTATTTGACGATGAAGACGATGATTCAACTCTAAGCAGTGATGTCTGTTCGCTGAAGATTCGCTACGAGTCTTTCCAGGACAACATGAGggagaaaacaaatgtgctcCAGGAGGAGACACAGTTCAACTTCTTCCCCAGTGTCCTGGCCAACTGTGCCAAGAAAGAGGAAGGAGCGGGGGGATTGAGGAGGAGCACTGAGGAGCTTCAGCCCAAATCTGATGAGCTCATACTGGATACAGGGCCGGAGGGAAAAGCTGCAGACTGCAGTGGCAGGAGCCCCCTTGATGGTTCCCAAGGCTCACCCATGTCCACTCCCAAAGTGAACTACCTAATGGACTTTAATTCCACGGAGGAGTCAGGCGAGTTCAGTGATGACAGCTCCTGCACCGGCTCCTCCTCAGACACCCTGCAGGAGGGCAGGTTTAAGAAGGGACACTCAAAGAGATTGCTAAGCCCCTCAAACCCTCTCAACTACGGTTTGCGCTCCAAGAGAAAGGTTCGATACAGTGACGATTACTTATATGACGTAGACTCGCTTGAGAGTGAAAAGaatgcagagaaaaaagagaaagctcCAGTTGGtcaaaaagaggaggaggatgtggacTGGTGCCCCAAAAAACGTCGGAAATCCTGTCGTAAAGAGCCGCCAGTGGTCATCAAGTACATCATCATCAACAGGTTTAAAGGAGAGAGACTCATGTCGGTGAAACTGGGCAAGTTGGACCCTGTGGATACTGTGAgcttaaacacagacacagtgagCAAATATGAGACACTGGCTCCTCTGAAGGATTTCTGGCAGgagaggcaaagagagagacaggaacagCTTAAGCTGGCTGCCAGAGATAAACAACAACGCGGTTTTCATCTAAACGGACGCCGTCATCGCCCTTTTAATTCTAGTCATCCCAAAAGGAAATACAAGATTGCAAACAGGCTTAAGGTTCAGAGGATTCACGCTGTGGAGCAATCAGCAACAGTACAGTGCTTTCCTCTCTCTGATCGGGGCCAGGGAGGTGTCACTAAAGAAGAGGCCACCCCCACTGTGGGGGGAATAATAGCAGCCCCAGGCCTCCCAGTCACATTAGACACAaactccatcacacacacagtcacagccAAGAGCCGCtcccaggagagagaggagagggaggggaggagattgggaggaaataaaacagtgaGGATAAGGAAATTCAAAAGCGAAGCCAGGCTGAGGagcaagaaaatgaaagaggcagaaggagaggaagggaggagcgTGACAAATGAATCGGATGTCTGTGTCGCTGCAGCACAGACTGAGAACCCCGCTGCTGGGTTAGAGGAGGCAGGCATCAGTTCAACTACAGTCAAACCCCATTTCGCTGACAACACCACCACCGCTCACACATCTGAGGATAAATTCTCCTTTGTTTCATCCACTTGCTCTCCTGACAAAGCTCCCCCCTCAGAGGCAGTGGAAGAGGGGGTCCCTGTTATCCCTGGGGGCTACCTGCAGACCCTGTTAGATGCCACAGACTCCTCCAATGGGGCAGCTATCTCCTTTTTCCCCCAGCAGCCCTCTAGGCAGCAGTATCCTCTGGGGCTATCCCTTGAGGAGAAACAGTTTTCTTCTCTGCAGCTGGCTCAGAGCTGCGTCCTCTCCCCCCCCTCGGAGTCAGAGCTCCAGCAGTCTCCCCAGAACTGCCCCAGCTTCCCACAGATGTGGCACTCGCAGCTCTGCGCAAGTCACAACCAGAGCTTTGGGCCAGAGACCCCTGAGACTCCCATCTTACCCAACACCTTCCCAGCTGCTGTGCCCCTGAACGACAGCCTGCCAGTGTCTAACTACAGCCAGCTGAGCCCCGAGGCTGACAGGCTACTTTATGAGAAGAACTACCTGACGGAGGCCGGGCTGCAGCCTGGGGCAGATCTGCAAGTGTGTCAGACTGCCTGTGTGGAGGGCCAGGTGCAATACCAGAGAGGGTCCTTGTGCACAGACAACGGCAGGCTCATCAGTTATGACTCAGTGGGCTCTCTGTCAGCTTCCTCCAGCAATTACAGCTCCCTCAGCCTCAAGTCCTGCGAGcgagagggtgaggaggagggcCGCGACAGTTTCTTAGCTCATTGCAGCCCTAAAGTGGTGATTCAGCAGAGTGTGGACGCCCTCACCCCTCTCAGGGAGTCCTCAGACCTGCTGGACATCTCCAACTTCACCCCAGACAAGTTTAGACACTCATCACTGTCAGAGCTCTCCCCTCCCGAGACCCCCAACCTGTCCCCCCAGGTGGTGGGGCGTGAGATGAAGATGGCAGGGAATGTTGGAGATTACCAGGATGTTAATGATATGACCATGGACTGCAACAGAGAGGTAAAGTGGAACTGTGATGTCATGCAGCAACAAGAGCACACAGCGAATGCATACACAGTGGAAGACAGACAGTTTCCGCTGCACAACTTCAACAGTCAGGATGTGCTGCACTTAGAGAAAAAGGAGCTGGGAGTTTCTGAATTTGATGAAAAGACTGGTGAAATTTTGGCTGGTGCAAAAAGCATTAAGTCAAAGAGGAAAGGCAATTGCAAACAGACAGCTGCTGGACAGAGCCCAAAGAAAGTCCGGGCTCCCAGAGCTCCTAAGTCAGAAAAGGTTAAAACCCCCAAACAGAACTCACGTTCTACCAAAAAGATAAAGGCCATGTTGGAGGGCAAGGCAGCAAAGAACCAGGCGGGTAGTTGTGGCCCGGGCCTGACTGATAGTAGCAGCACTGGAGACTGGTCTGGCCCCGGCTGGTCAGAGAGCAACAGCCTGGTTGGGGACGACCAGAGAGAATTCGAGGAGCCCTCAAACATTCTGTCCAACATTGTCTCTGGCATGGCTGAGGTCCAAAGGTTCATGATGGCCTCCATTGAGCCACTGTGGAATCCCATGTCGGAGGCCTGCATGCCCTCTGAGGCCAATAGCCTCAACCTAAAGACCTTAAAAATCTTGGCAGGCACAGAGGCCGACctgaagaaaaaaggagctGCGCTAACGGGGGCCGGGAGAGGCAGGAAGGCAgggggaaagggagggaaaaacCAGGCCAAATTCAACCCCTCTCATCCCTTATTCCCTCAACTAGCGCTGGGCTGTAACATGTTTGATAAACCCAACTTTATTAACCCTGGGCCCGCACACAAAAAGCTGTACCGCCACAAGACCAGTGCAAAGTTCCCGCGGATTGAGACACTGAAGGGGAAGCGAGCTGAGAGAGACCCAAATAAGGACATAGCACTGATGACCTCTTTTGAGAAACTGAG AATATGGATGtcctgttgttgctgtccttcatACACTGCCTGGCTCATTTCAAGAAGGAAACCTACGATTAATGAGCCCATTTTAAGCCCGAGACATCTTGAATAA
- the rlim gene encoding E3 ubiquitin-protein ligase RLIM, producing MEGSDSAEQSGGELPESQRRRQLDRLDREEAFYQFINNLSDEDYRLMRDNNLLGTPGEVTEDELLSRLQQIKDGPEPQNSTTTAPNTESGVDPVEPPENSEDPANGDSLLDWLNTVRRTGNTTRTGHRGNQSWRAVSQTNPNSGDFRFSLEISVNRNLAEQQAAAEGEQESPHESPQEAPQETPQATSEESPESQVLVANAEPQVAEAEPQVPMETDVVEEPVVEEVAVTIEPEPEPEPEPEPEPEPEPEPEPQLEPEPEPEPEPEPEPELEEVVSQEILGEPLLSPAALPVQPQLSPSPRRGQRRARSRSPEPRRTRARTARSRSPLNLDRLDGLPNPRHAHSAQGLNPATNAPPVLQVEGSSRTRQHVLSRQSTADVDVQPSRAGAEVVPEAQNVGSQEGEAAAGEGAAAGRRPPTIMLDLQVRRVRPGEYRQRDSIASRTRSRSQNSNNTFLYESERGGFRRTFSRSERAGVRTYVSTIRIPIRRISDAGLGEATSMALQSMIRQIMTGFGELGYLMDSDSDSSDSNRGATTPADLAEALNNPEAIPTAAPVADVEEPPVAAGVRARTAETDIEEGVVTAPPASAGRVRPLPPISLAEPSSLPFLRLAHFFLLNDDDEDQPQGLTIEQIDNLSMRNFGESDALKTCSVCITEYAEGNKLRKLPCSHEYHVHCIDRWLSENSTCPICRSAVLVSANRESVV from the exons ATGGAGGGGTCTGACAGTGCAGAGCAGAGTGGCGGTGAGCTGCCAGAGTCACAGCGCAGGAGGCAGCTGGACCGCCTGGACAGGGAGGAGGCCTTCTACCAGTTTATCAACAATCTCAGTGACGAGGACTATCGGCTCATGAGAGACAATAATCTTTTAGGCACCCCAG GAGAGGTGACGGAGGACGAACTTTTAAGTAGACTTCAGCAAATCAAAGATGGTCCAGAACCGCAGAATAGCACCACTACTGCCCCAAATACTGAGAGTGGAGTAGATCCAGTTG AACCACCAGAAAACTCGGAGGATCCTGCAAATGGTGATAGTCTCTTAGACTGGCTGAACACAGTGAGGCGCACAGGCAACACAACCAGAACTGGTCATCGTGGAAACCAGTCTTGGCGGGCCGTGAGCCAGACCAACCCAAACAGTGGCGATTTCCGCTTCAGCCTGGAAATCAGTGTGAACCGGAACCTCGCTGAACAGCAGGCAGCTGCTGAAGGGGAGCAGGAATCTCCACACGAATCTCCGCAGGAAGCTCCGCAGGAAACTCCGCAGGCGACTTCAGAAGAATCCCCAGAGAGTCAAGTACTGGTGGCTAATGCTGAACCACAGGTGGCAGAGGCTGAACCCCAGGTGCCCATGGAGACGGACGTGGTGGAAGAACCAGTTGTAGAGGAAGTGGCTGTGACAATCGAGCCAGAGCCGGAACCAGAGCCGGAACCAGAGCCGGAACCAGAGCCGGAACCAGAGCCGGAACCACAACTGGAGCCAGAGCCGGAACCTGAGCCGGAACCTGAGCCTGAGCCTGAACTAGAAGAAGTTGTTTCACAAGAAATTTTAGGAGAACCTCTCCTCTCACCTGCTGCCCTGCCAGTACAACCCCAACTCTCTCCTTCTCCACGCAGAGGACAACGGAGAGCCCGCAGCCGTAGTCCAGAACCACGCAGGACGAGGGCGCGTACGGCCAGGAGCCGCTCCCCTCTAAACCTGGATCGCCTGGATGGCCTCCCTAATCCACGTCATGCTCACAGCGCTCAAGGCCTCAACCCTGCCACCAACGCTCCCCCTGTGCTTCAAGTGGAGGGCAGCTCACGGACTCGACAACACGTTCTTTCTAGGCAAAGCACTGCTGACGTTGATGTTCAGCCATCTAGGGCTGGTGCAGAAGTGGTCCCAGAGGCCCAAAATGTGGGATCTCAGGaaggagaagctgctgcaggGGAAGGGGCCGCAGCAGGGCGCCGTCCCCCTACTATTATGCTTGATCTCCAGGTGCGTCGTGTGCGTCCAGGAGAATACCGGCAAAGAGACAGCATTGCTAGCCGCACCCGCTCACGCTCCCAGAActcaaataacacatttctttatgaGAGCGAGCGTGGGGGTTTTCGTAGGACTTTCTCACGCTCTGAGCGTGCTGGTGTGAGGACCTACGTCAGCACTATTCGCATCCCTATCCGAAGAATCTCTGATGCAGGTTTGGGAGAGGCCACCTCGATGGCTCTCCAATCTATGATTAGGCAGATAATGACTGGTTTTGGTGAACTCGGCTACCTCATGGACTCAGACTCCGATTCGTCAGATTCGAACCGTGGAGCCACCACACCTGCCGATCTGGCTGAAGCCCTCAACAACCCAGAAGCCATTCCTACTGCTGCTCCTGTTGCTGATGTTGAAGAACCACCTGTAGCTGCAGGAGTCAGAGCAAGGACAGCTGAGACTGATATTGAGGAGGGCGTTGTCACTGCTCCCCCTGCCTCAGCTGGCAGGGTTCGACCGCTACCGCCTATCAGCCTAGCAGAGCCCAGCTCACTGCCTTTCCTGCGGCTTGCTCACTTCTTTCTTCTAAATGATGACGATGAGGACCAGCCTCAAGGGCTGACCATAGAGCAGATTGACAACCTCTCAATGCGCAATTTTGGCGAGAGTGATGCCCTGAAGACTTGCAGTGTCTGCATAACAGAATATGCAGAAGGTAACAAGCTACGTAAGTTGCCCTGCTCTCATGAGTATCATGTGCACTGCATTGATCGCTGGCTATCCGAAAACTCCACTTGCCCCATCTGCCGCAGTGCTGTCTTGGTGTCGGCCAACAGAGAGAGTGTTGTGTAG